A part of Emys orbicularis isolate rEmyOrb1 chromosome 13, rEmyOrb1.hap1, whole genome shotgun sequence genomic DNA contains:
- the DDAH2 gene encoding putative hydrolase DDAH2 gives MAGPSSFGRYTHAIVRSVPDSLGAQPAGDGAGPAEPVDLAKAHRQYGVYTGILRQKLGLQVIELVADEGLPRSVLVEDAAVIQGDTALVTRPWEPARRGEISSIKKVLEELKMRVVEVTDDGATLDGSDVLFTGREFFVGISKWTNHRGAEAVADAFRDFAVSTVPVAGSSHLKSFCSMAGPDTVAIGSSEAAKKAMRTMEQLTDHHYDTLTVPDDPAGNCVYVRLGPKGSALLHRSPEEFPNSLQPFQKLSDLTLIPAACSEVAKLGGALSSCSLLINKKLDR, from the exons ATGGCCGGTCCCTCCTCCTTCGGCAGATACACCCACGCCATCGTCCGCAGCGTCCCGGACTCGCTGGGCGCCCAGCCCGCCGGGGACGGGGCGGGCCCGGCAGAGCCAGTGGACCTGGCCAAGGCGCACCGGCAGTACGGGGTCTACACCGGGATCCTGCGGcagaagctggggctgcaggTGATCGAGTTGGTGGCCGACGAGGGGCTGCCCCGCTCCGTGCTGGTGGAGGACGCGGCCGTGATCCAGGGCGATACGGCGCTCGTCACCCGGCCCTGGGAGCCGGCGCGGCGGGGAGAG ATCAGCAGCATCAAGAAGGTCCTGGAGGAGCTGAAGATGCGGGTGGTGGAGGTGACGGATGACGGGGCCACCTTGGACGGCAGCGACGTGCTCTTCACAG GTCGAGAGTTCTTTGTGGGCATCTCCAAATGGACCAATCACCGAGGGGCGGAGGCGGTGGCGGATGCTTTTCGG GATTTTGCTGTCTCTACGGTCCCCGTGGCGGGCTCCTCCCATCTGAAGAGTTTCTGTAGCATGGCTGGGCCAGACACAGTCGCCATCGGAAGCAGTGAGGCTGCCAAGAAAGCCATGAGG ACCATGGAGCAGCTGACCGATCACCACTATGACACACTGACGGTGCCGGACGACCCCGCCGGGAACTGCGTCTACGTGCGCCTGGGGCCCAAGGGCAGTGCCCTGCTTCACCGCAGCCCCGAGGAGTTCCCCAACAGCCTACAG CCGTTCCAGAAGCTGTCCGACCTCACCCTGATCCCCGCCGCCTGCAGCGAGGTGGCCAAGCTGGGGGGGGCCCTCAGCTCCTGCTCCCTTCTCATCAACAAGAAGCTCGACCGCTAG